GCACATCTGAAATCGCGCCAATAAAGGCTTAACCCTTGCTGATACTTCTTTGCCACACCTACGAGGTTAGCTGCCGGGCTAGGAGCGAAAGATTACCCCTGCGTCACTTGACGCTTCGCCCCGTCCTGCGGACCGTTCCACAGAAATTGGTTCCCCCGTGCCGTCTCACGTCAGACGACTTCGGTGATCAACTTTTCAACAGATGAAGTATAGCAACAAAAGACTATGGATTTCAAGGACATTTTGGGGTTAAAGTAAATATTTTTCGTGTAATCCTGAAATATTACCTGCCCGGATAGATCTGATAGAGCAGCAAGTAGACCACAACGCCCGTCGTTGAGACGTAGAGCCATACCGGGAAAACCAGGCGGGCCAGTTTCTTGTGGGATTCATACCAGCCTTTTAGCCCTCGTCTGAGTGTTAGGATGATAAATGGCCCAACAACCGCCGCCAGTATCGTGTGCGAGGTAAGAATTGTGAAATAGATCGGCCTGATGATTCCCTCACCTGTAAATTTCGTCGGCCCAAGGCCAAAATAGTAAGTTCGCAGTGCGTGGTGCGTTAGATAACTGACCAGAAAAACGGCCGAAACGATACTAGCGGAAAGCATGCAGAATCGGTGCTCGCTTATCCGCCGCTTCATTATGAAGTAAAACCCAGTTATAAGAAGAAGCCCGCTGATTGCATTCAACGCGGCGTTCAAATGCGGAAAGATCTGTAAGAGTTCCATTACTTCCAAAAACCTAATAACACGAACAAGACCAGCCAAAGCACGCCCATGAAATGCCAGTACCAACCGACGACCTGAGCGAGGGTTTGGCGCTTGCTAATCTCAAAAAGGCTTTCGGTTGGCGTCAGATTTCTAAGAAGGATAGTCCCTAATGCTAAGATCCCCCCGAGCACATGCACAGCATGCACCGCCGTAAGGATGTAGAAAAATCCCGCGTAGGGATTGCCTTCCATGTAAAGCCCTCTCGCATTGAGTGCGAGCCAGGCGAGAATTTGTGAGGAGATGAACGCCGCTCCGAAAACGGTGGTCACAACGAACCACTTTTTCGCCGATCGCTGATCATTTCGATCGACCGCGACCTTGCCGAAATGATAGACGACGCTGCTAAGAAGTATCAGGACAGTACTTATCCAGATCGGGATCGGAAGGTCAAAAGGTTTCCACTCACCAGCTTTATTCGTCGCGATGACGATATAGGCTCCTATCAGTCCGCCAAAGGTCATTAGAACGACGAGCAGCAGAAATGCCGTTAGAACTCTGGACTTCTGCGGTACGAACGGTTCCTTTGTAGGACCGGAATATTGTTGAAGATTTCCCGGGTCACCGCCTCCGCCATCCCCGCCGTCGCCACCATTATCGCCGGGATTTCGTCCGCCATTTTTATTGCCCGGGCCGGAACTTCCGGATATGCCGCCTTTCCGACGACGCGGCTCCTCGATATTGTCGATGATCTCAGCTGTCCCGATTTCCATAGAGATTTAACGTTTGTCAGCAACCATGAGGATGAAAAGGAGGGGAAGGTAAATTACCGAAACCATGAGCAGACGTTTCGCTTCCTCCTTCGTCTTGGCTCTCGCCGAGCGAATACTTGCCCAGAGAAACCAGAGCCCTAGGATGCTCGCCCCGGCCAAGAAAATGAATCCGGATATCCCAAGAAAGAAGGGAGCAAGACTAACGGGAAAGAGCATGACGGCAAAAAGGACGATCTGCCTTGCAGTCAATCGTCCGTCGGTGTCAACGACCGGCAGCATGAGAATTCCCGCCTTTGCGTATTCCTCGCGATACATCCACGCGATCGCGAAGAAATGGGGAAACTGCCACAGAAACTGCATCGCAAACAAAGCCCAAGCTCCCAGCGTGATATCGTTCGCGGCGGCCGTCCAGCCCATCAGAGGCGGCAGGGCTCCGGGAAGAGCACCGATCGCGGTAGATGCCGTAGTTCGGGTCTTCAGTGGAGTATAGACAAAAACATAACCGACAATGACCACAAGCCCAAGGATCGCCGTTAAAGCGTTGACGGCAAGCAGCAGATAAACTTCAGCCGAGAGGCATAGAAGGATGCCGAATATCAATGCCTCGATAGACGTTACCCGTTTTGCCGGAAGAGGACGCTTCGCCGTACGGGCCATGAAAACGTCAATATCCCGTTCCCAATATTGATTAAGCGTCGCAACACCGAACGCCAGCAGCGTGATGGCGATCATTGAGTTGGCAAAAAGGACAAAATCGAAGGATTCCTTCGTCCCGAGATAAAATGCCGCTGCGGACGTTAAGACAAGCAGAAATGCGATCCGCGGTTTGGTCAATTCCGCATAGGCGGCGAGTTTCTCACGCATTCCTAATACCTTTTGATTTTCGATATCGACTGCCAAAGTTTCCATCACGCAAAATTAGTGTAAAGCCCAAATGAAAAGGATAACGTCTGGGGAGCTGATTTCAAAGTTTCACTGCATAATCAGGTGTGCTTTTTGTGACAAGCGGAACTTATTTACAGAGGGGTGACAAAATAAGCCCGCTACGCTATTCTTTTGAATAATAAATGTCAGCGGCTGAAGAGACTATCAAATCACGTCCAGAAGTAACGAAGCCATCGGCTCCGGTTCTCAACCGTGCCCTGGATTTTCTAAGTTCAGTCAGGTTCGGCGTAGTTCAGTTGTGCATCCTGGTCGTGCTCGCAATGATCGGTATGCTTGTGCTGCAGCAGAACGTACAGGGTTTCGATGCGTATTACGTTTCCCTAACGCCGGCTGAGAAGCTTGTCTTCGGGCGTCTGGGATTTTTCGACATCTACCATAGCTGGTATTTCAACCTTCTCCTCCTGACCCTTTCGCTGAACATCATCCTGGCCTCCATAGACAGATGGCCTTCGGCGTGGGCTTACATTCGCGATCCGAAGAAAACTGCAACTAAGGTGTGGCTTCTCAGTCAACCGGACAACGCAAGCATTGAGTTCGATCGTACCGATGCGTCATCGGCCGCGGAGAAAATAAAGTCAGTATTCGAAAGCAACGGCTTAAAGTCATCGGTAACTGAAGTAAAAAGTATCGAGTACGGACTTGATGCCGATGGCCGCAAGGACTTTTCCGTTATAAAGGAAAAGACGAGTACCGTGGTTTTTGGCCAGAGCGGACAGATCAACCGACTTGGGGCCTATGTCGTCCACGTCTTTCTTCTTACCCTGTTTCTGGGCCATTTCGTTGCTCTTCAAACAGGCTTTGATGCTGACGTTCGAATGATCCCGGGCGGGACGACAGATCAGATCGAATTGATCCAGTTCAATCTGGACAAGAAAGAGAAATTCAACGTAAAACTTCCCTTCACGATGGAATGCACCGACATTCAGCAGCGTTTGATCGACCAGGGCGGATCCATCGACGTCACGAACACCATGGATTGGCGGACCCAGCTCAAGATAACTGATCCGCAGTATGGGGAGAAGATCGCTGATGTCAGCCTCAACGCGCCATTTAACTATCGCGGATACCGCTTTTTCCAGGCTCAGACCATTCCTGTCGGCAACGCCCGTACGATCGCACTCGACATCACGCCCCAAAATGGCGGCGATCCTATCAGAGCGAATATCAATCGTAACGGCAATACTTCCCTTCCTGATGGCACGAAGGTCGAATACGCCGAGTTCCTGCCGGACTTTACCTTCGGCCCAGATGGCCAGCCCGACACAAAAAGCGGGGAGTACGTTAACCCGGTTGCCGTGCTAAATGTCACGCCGCCCGGAGGCGAACGTACAAGGGTTTTCGCATTTGCGCAGAAACTAGCTGACAACATGCCGGTTGGAGCCCCGAAGGCAGGATATAAATGGCGGCTCGCCGAATTCGAAAAATCTCCTCTCGCTCACGTCTTATCGATCAAGTATGACCCGTATGACGCAGCGTTCATCGCCTGGTACATCGGCGGTTTCGGGTTGTGCGGTGCGTTGCTGTTCGTATTTTTGCTATCACACAAACGTGTCTGGGCCCACATCGAGACGCGAGAAGACGGAACCGTTGAAGCCGTTTTAGGCGGCGACGCTAACCGAAACCGTATCGCCTTCGGCGACAAGTTCAAAAAGATCACCGAAGGTCTCAGAAGTATAAATTCTTAGAAACGAGGCAGTAATTATGGAAGAACTCGATAGATTAGAAAGCCGTACGAACTGGAAATCTTTTATTCCGGCGATACTGGTCATAGTCGGTAGTGTAGCTATGCTCGGCCTGCGACTTCAGATCGGGGCTTCATTCATGTCAGACGGGGCGTTGATGATGCTCGCTCTGGCAAGCTACATCCTCGCAGCCGTTTTTGCTCTGACGAATCTGTACGCACCGTCATCAATGGCGGAAAAGGTCGGGTTCTTTTTTGCGACAATAGGCGTTTTCTTCAATTTCTCAAGCTGGCTTGTTCGCTGGGTTTCGGCCTACGATCACGAGATCGCGGTGATGCGAGCAAGCGGAAATATGGCTGAACCGTGGGTGTTTCGTTACATCCCGTTCGCAAATCTATACGATCTAAGCCTTGCTTTCGCATTCGGTGCCGGTATTACGACGCTGCTTTTCTCGCATCGCCGCAGTTTCCGCGTGCTTAGCGCTTTTACACTTCCTGTCGCGGCTTTGATCTTGACTCTCGCCCGATTTATCGGGAACGAATTCGTCGACCTGCCTCCTGTACTCGATTCCTACTGGCGTCCGATCCACGTCGGTGATGCAAGTCTGAGCTATGGTATTGCACTTGTATGCTTCGGGGTTGCGGTCATGTATCTATTGAAAGACGGCGTCAAGGTCGAGGCGATGGCGATCTGGTCGAGCATTTTTGCGATCGCTGTTTTGGCTACAGTCAGTAAATTCTCGGTATTCACCGAATTCGTTTACCGCGCCGGCCTTTTCGTTCCCAGTGAAGGCGTTAGAAAGCCATTCTCCGCACCATTCCGCCTTGAAGTTCCTTATGTTGGCCCTGCACTTGCCATTGCCGGGCTCTTGCTCGCGGGCACGATCGTCGCATTTTTATTCTACCTTTACCAGAACAATGAAAAGGCAAAGACCGTTGGCCATTACCTGCTGAAAGCTGCGTTTGCCGCTCAGATAATATCGATCGCTCTACTAGTCTTTGGGATCGGTGATAACACGAACGTTAATACCCGCCTGCAGGCACAGTTGAATCAGGACCCGAGTCAATATGTTGTTGCCGGTATGGCGATGGCCGAGAATCAGCAGCTCAGCGTCGCTGAACTTCAGCAAATGACGCCGAAGCAGCATGAGCAGATGGGCCGGGCATACGTGCAGCAGAACGGCTCGAAGATGTTCATGAGCCTGAACACAAATCCGGTTGAAGTAGCGGCACTCATTACGGCTCTGGTTGGCACATTATTCGTGATCTTTTTCGGCTTCAGAACCGAAAAACTACGTGAACGCCTGCCGAGTCTTGAGTCTCTCGACAGCCTCATGTACAAGACAGCGTGCCTCGCCTTTGCGGGCCTCGCCGTACTCTTGATCACCGGTGCTATTTGGGCAAACGAATCATGGGGTCGTCCGTGGGGGTTTGACTCTAAGGAAACTGGAGCACTGATCGCGTGGCTGACCTACGCAGCATTCCTGCATACTCGCATTGCTCGCGGATGGACGGGACGAAGCTCGGCTTACTTCGCGATCGTCGGATTCCTGCTGGTTATCTTCACTTATCTTGGCGTGAGCTATTTATTGAAGGGGCTTCACAGCTACGCGTAAGTATCTTCGGGTGACCTTCGGAGTTATTCGAAGGTCACCTTTGCCACGTCAAGGATCGAATATTTAGACACCGCACCACTTTTGGCAACGACGGTCAGAACTCCTTTGTCGACGCTGAATCTCAGCACGTCCTTCATTGGGCGGGTAATGACGGTGCCGTCCTTCATCTGAATAACCAACCGAATAGCATCCAGCGGATCTGTCTTTTTTGCCTCACGAGCCGGTGAAGTTTCGACCTTCGGCGTTGGCTTCGGAGTGTCGACCGGCTTTGCAGGTATCGGTTTTGCTGATTCCTTTATCGTCGATCCGATTACTACCTCAGGTTTAGGCTTGAGGGCTGGCGTAACGTTCTCTTTTCCATTCGCAACTGCTGTTTTGTCCGGCGTCTCAGTCTTTTTTGGCTCGGGAACTTTATCGAGCCGCGGCGGTGTTTCTTTGGCAGGCAGAGCCTTTGGCTTTATTTCGACGATAGTTCCAACCGAATTTACTACCGTTTTCGTCTGCTCTGCCTCACGTTCGATCTCCGGTGCAGCTTCTTCTTTCTGGCCCTTGACGGCGATAAAACTGCCCCCAAACTTGATTCGATACGTAGCGGCCTCATCATTCGGCGTTCGGCCTTGAATTCTGAGAATTAGCTTTTCCTCTTTCCGCAGATAGATCAGCCGCCCTGTTTCGCTGGGACCGGTGTCGGGGAAAATGACCATTTTTGTCAGCGTCCTAAGGCCGTCACGCGTGAACACATCAATATCGCCCGCAAAATTCCTGGTTACGACATTGATGAAAATATCTCCCTGCGTCCCCTCAAGAGCATAATAAAACGAAGTCAAACGAGAATCACCGATGTCGCGGGCCTTGATCGTTCCGATTACTTCGCTCGACGACACGGCCGTGGGAAAATTCTGATCGCGAGATTGCCCGAGGGCAGCGGCCGCAGGTAAAAACAGCCCGACGATCACAAGACAAATTCTAAATGGCTTTCTTAGTATTTCTTTCACCTATACAAGTTCTTTTCTGAGATGTACTAATCGTGAGGTCTCAGCATAACCAAGATTGAGGTGGGCCTGCAGGCTGATCGAGTTATCGATCTCTGCGTCCGAAGCCATTTCAATGCAGCCTTTTCCTCGGGCCCAGCCCTCGGCAAAGGCGACCAATTCGCGGCCGACACCAAGCCTGCGAAACTGTTCTTCGACAAACCAGCCTTCCAAATATCCAACGTTCTCGGTTTGGCAGTCTTCAACATACGAACGGATACTGGCCTCCAAAAACCCGCCGAGCCGTCCGCCGCCAAAATCTGCGACAGCTACGAGCTGCGTCTCGTTGTGCTCGATAATATCGACCATTTCAGATTTATGATCGTCCTCGGTAGATTCGTCCCACAGCAGGAGCCGCAGCCTGAGCCATTCGGAAAGATCGCCTTCCGACAGCTCTCGGATAGTGAAATTTAGGTATGCCATTAAAGAGGGATTCTACCAGTCTTGAGGAATTAGAACAATAGCTAAAGCTGCCGAACCTTGCCGTAGGGCAACAAAAAAGGCTGCCCTCGCGGACAGCCTTAATTAGAACAAATGTGATCTTACTACTCGCCTGCTTTGGCGGCTGCGACTTTGTCAGCGAGCACCTCGAGGGCCTTCTTAAGTTGAATGTCCTCAACGGACTTAGGAGCAGCCGGCTTTGGTGTCGGGCTGGGTGATGCAGCGGGCGTTGCACCGTCAGGCTGCGTAAGCGAATCGACGTCGAGAGGTTCCGGCGTATCCGGCCGTTTGACCTCGATCGAAGGTTTCACTCCAGTCGTAGCTCTATCTTCACCCAGGAATGGTGCGGAATTAGGCGATGCCCATTTCGCAACGGTCAAGAGATAACCGCCGCCGCTCGATAGCGGAAACAGTTTCTGTTCCGTTCCTGATCCGAACGTTCGCTCTCCGATCACCTCGCCGCGTTTCCTGTCGATCACCGCAGCGGCAACAACTTCGGCGGCTCCAGCCGTTCCGAGGTCGGTCAGGACAGCCAGGCCGCCTTCGAAAACCGTCTTGGTGGGATCGGCATTGAATGTGCTCTGGACACGGCTCTCACGGCCAATAACTTTTGCAAGTTCTCCGTCTTTGATGAAAAGGTTTGCTACCGCTACACCTTCTACTAAAGTTCCAGAGGCGACACCGCGCAGGTCAAGCACGATCTTCTGAGCACCTTGTTTCGTAAGTCCGGAAACTGCGGCACGAATGTCATTAGCCTGCCCATCCTCGAGGCTGTAAACCTTCACGATACCTATTTTCCCGCCTTCGATGCGGGTCTCGGGCTTGGACGTAGAATAAGTTCCTCGCGTAACCTTGATTGTCTGGGCTTTTTCGCCCGCACGCAGAACCCGGAGTGAAACCAACGAACCCGGATCGCCAAGCAGCAGTTGCCTGCCGTCGTAAAGCGAAATATCACGAGTTGCTTTGTTATCGATGTACTCGATCACATCCCCGGCCTTGATACCGGCTTTATCGGCGGGGCCGCCTTTTACAGGGGCAATGATGTAAAGATATCCGGAATACTGAGAATATTCAGCACCAATGCCCACCTTGTTCGAAGTCTTGCTCACCTCGTAAGCCTTGACTTGGTCCGGTGTGAGGTACGACGAGTAAGGATCGAGGCCGCCGGCCATTCCGCGAAGAGCACCGAGGCGAACCTTATCCATGTTTGGTTCGTCGACGTAGTCGTTTTGAATGTGCTGCAGAACAGACTCGACGATGCGAAGCTGGGCCGTCGCATCATTGACCGGCTGCTGAGCCGACGTCGTGAGTATATTGCCGATGAGCGGCATTCCGCCAACAACGGCATAAACAGCTATCAGGCCCGATAATGCAAGGATCCAAAGCTTTCCGCGAAATGACATTTTTATACCTCGTATGATAATTCAAGCCGTGCTTACTACGATAAAAGAGCTAGAATTGTTTAAGAAACAACGACAAACGATTATCTCTTAACGAATTTTTCAGTGCAACAAAAAGAAACAACTAATCCCGCCGTACTTACAGATGTTTTTGACGTCCCATTAGAAGGCCGGATCATCGCGATCGACCCTGGCACAAAACGCTGCGGCGTAGCGATCTGCGATGAACTTCGCGTCACCACCCGGCCACTGCCTTTTGTGGAACGTACTAGCTGGAAAAAGCTGCTGTCAAACATCCTTCAAATCGTCTCCGAGTATGATGCCAGGGCTCTCGTAATTGGTTTGCCGTTAGAATCCGACGGCTCAGAAAGTGCGATGTCAGCCGAAGCGAGGTCGATGGCCCGCAAATTTGCCCTGTCGCTGCCGATTCCGGTTTTTCTGCAGGACGAACGTGTGACCTCATACGAAGCCAAACGCCGCCTCTGGGAAAGCGGCGTCGATCTGAAAGATGCTCGGAAGCTGGTCGATAGCGAGGCAGCCGCGATAATTCTGGCTGATTTCCTGGATCGGATCTTGAGTGTAGAAGCCCAAACGAAGTAAGGGCTTCGGTTTCTGTAAGGAAAAAGAGAATAGACAACCGATTTGACGGATGGGACTGATTTCCACGGATATAAATTGTTATATCTGTGTAAATCCGTCTCATCCGTTTTATCTGTGTTCTATTCCCTGCCGCATAATGACAAACAATTCAAAGTTCTTGAACCTACGGCTTCAAAACCGTGACGCCGACAGCCGCCTTCTCCACCGCCGCTTTTGTAAACGGAAATACTGACGTCGCTCCCGTCGACCACGCATCAAACTGATCCTTGAAATGAGGCGATTTCGGATCGCCGCTTTGTCCAAGCGGGATCACATGACTCGTCGTATCCCAATTCCCCGGCGTTGCGATGTGCCGCATCGATACGCTCGAACCGACATTTGGCGTTTGTCCGCTTCCATTCAACGGTACATTTGGCGTTTGAAACTGCGCACCGATCAGCGGAGCGACCGCGAGCGGATGAGGAAAACGCGACTGCCATATTCGTCCCCACGTCCACGTCTTAATATCCGGGCCATAGCGTTTCGGATCGGCAAAACCAGCTCGCACGGCTGTATCGCATGAACGAATAAGTTCGTCGTAATTCTTAAACGCCGCTGGCAGCCATCTCGCTGAATTTTCTTTTACTGCCCAATAAAGAATACGTTCCCGAAGAATAGTGCCCGGAACCGGCTTATTTTCCTCAGCGATCTTATTTCCGATACAGATACGAATGTCGCTTGCGAGCAACGCCGCCTGTGAATCCGGCGTCATTCGTCCGTCCCAATCTTTGAGAACAGCCAGAGTCTCCGAAGATGCCGACCCGCGTTTTACGATCTCCTTTGCAATCTCGTGAACGGGTATGTTGTGCATATCATACTGAGCCTCGCGTACATCATTCACGGTTAGTTTCGGCTTTGCCTCGAGCGTCGTCATGATCTGTCGAGCACGCCACGGGGTCGCCGCGTCGCGAGACATTTGGGTGTATTTGTATGAGGTTCCGACGATCCTCTGATTGGCGGTAATGATCAGGCCGCTTGGCGGATTGTATAGATTTGGAAGCTCCTCGAACGGAATAAATCCGACCCAATCACCGTCGCTTGTCGAGCCATCGTACGGCAATGCGCCATCGCCTACGCGTCGAATAGGGATCTTACTTGCGGCATACCATCCGATATTTCCCTTCGTATCGGCGTAAACAAAATTCTGTGCAGCTCCACCATATTTCTTGAGTGCCGTTTTGAATCCGTCCCAGTTCTTTGCCCGGTTCCAATCGTAGAAAACTTCAAATTCACTGTTCTTCGGATCGAACGCAGTCCATTTAAGTGCGTATTTCTTACCTCCGTCCTCAAAAATGACCGGCCCGTTTCGGGTTTCGAGAACCTCGAGTTTCACGGTATCCGTTTCCGGCTTGAGCGGATTCGATCGAACCTTGATATTCTCGATCCGTTTTACGGCAGGCTCCCAACCGGTCGGTGTTTTATATTCGCCCTTGTCGTTAAATGTCTCCGAATAAAGGTCCTGCACGTCCGGGCCGACGTTTGTGGCTCCCCAAGCGATGTCGGCATTGTGGCCCAGGATAATACCCGGAACACCGGGAACTGTCACGCCAGAAACCCGCATCGTCGGAGTTGAAAGATGCGTTAGGTACCAGATCCCCGGAGCAGTCGGAGCGAGATGCGGGTCATTCGCAAGGATCGGTTTGCCGTCAGCGGTTCGCTTGCCTGAAATGACCCAGTTATTGCTGGCTGCGAGATCCTCAGCATAGAGCCCGACGCGTTCGAGCGAATTTTTCCGTACCAGTTCTTCGCGGTCAGCCTCAGCGATCAGGTTCTTGATATTTTCCGCTGCCGCTGTTTGTGCCACTGCCGCTGAAGCTGCAGTTTTGGTGTCCGTTCCGAACAGGATCACATCGAATGGCGTCACGGGATTTGTGAGGTCTGAGAGTTTATCTTTTGGTAGATTCTGCAGCGAAAGCCGCATGATGTCGTTACGCCACGTCGTGCTGAGTGCGTCGGCGAGGATCTTGCCGATAATTATGGTGTCAGATGGCTTCCATTCACGCGGCTTGTATTGCAATATGCGAAACTCGACCGGCAGACTTTTTTCATCCAGAGTCGCGATGTACGCGTTGACGCCCCGAGCGTATGCATTTAGCGCCGCCTGGAGTTCGGGGCCCATGAATTTCAAACTTTCTTCCGCGATCTTTGCAAAATTGAACCGTCGCCAGCGTTTGTCTTCTTCGAGCACCGAACTCCCAAAGATCTCAGCCGTCTCGCCCCGCGAAAGCCGCCGCATCAGGTCCATTTGAAACATCCGATCGCTCGCGGTGGTGTAGCCCTGAGCAAAATAAACGTCAGCATCCGTTTTCGCTTCGATGTATGGTATCGAACGACTGTCGCGGCGAACCGTAACAGACGAAGAAAGCCCAGCGACTGAAATTTCGGTTGCCGTTGATTGAGAAAAGCCCGAAAAGCAAAAAAATGTTAAAAGAAAGGCAGAAAAAAGGAATCGATTCATGTGAAAAACGATAGTTTATTTGTATGTCTCACGGCAAGTCTGGACGCTTTCGAAGTTAACCGCTGGAAAAATAAAATCAGGGAAGAGCTATGAGTGCTTTGATCTACGGATTCGGAATTGATGCCGCGTCCGAATTGCCCGCCTTGGCCGAATACGCTAAGATTTTCCTTTAAAGGAGAATCCCAACTAGAAAATGAAGATAAAGGCTCTAATTGTTGCTATTTCTATCGGCTGTTTCATCGGCTCAGCATGCAATCAAACCGCGTCGAACACAGGGTCGGCGAATGCAGACAAAACCGCTGCCGCCACGCCGGCAAACGCGGCGACACCCGAGGTTGCCAAGGCAAGATCCGGTAAAGACCTCTATACGATCAATTGCATGACCTGTCACAAAGACAGTGGAAAGGGCGGCAAGGTTACGGTTGACGGCCGAACGATGGAACCTGACGATATCACGACCGCGAAAATGAAGGCAAAATCGGACGAAAAGCTCTTTGGCTACATCCACGACGGTATCGAGGACGAAGGAATGCCCGCTTTTAAAGACAAAATGACCAAGGACGAAATTACGGCAGTCGTACAACACGTCCGCTCGCTGCAGCAATAGGTGCGTGATGAAGTAACCATAAAAGTAAACGAAGAGCCTCGAAACTTTCTATCTTTTTCGTGTTCTTTCGTGAACTTTAGTGGTTACTCTTTTGCAAATGC
This sequence is a window from Acidobacteriota bacterium. Protein-coding genes within it:
- a CDS encoding DUF420 domain-containing protein — its product is MELLQIFPHLNAALNAISGLLLITGFYFIMKRRISEHRFCMLSASIVSAVFLVSYLTHHALRTYYFGLGPTKFTGEGIIRPIYFTILTSHTILAAVVGPFIILTLRRGLKGWYESHKKLARLVFPVWLYVSTTGVVVYLLLYQIYPGR
- a CDS encoding cytochrome c oxidase subunit 3, which produces MEIGTAEIIDNIEEPRRRKGGISGSSGPGNKNGGRNPGDNGGDGGDGGGGDPGNLQQYSGPTKEPFVPQKSRVLTAFLLLVVLMTFGGLIGAYIVIATNKAGEWKPFDLPIPIWISTVLILLSSVVYHFGKVAVDRNDQRSAKKWFVVTTVFGAAFISSQILAWLALNARGLYMEGNPYAGFFYILTAVHAVHVLGGILALGTILLRNLTPTESLFEISKRQTLAQVVGWYWHFMGVLWLVLFVLLGFWK
- the cyoE gene encoding protoheme IX farnesyltransferase, encoding METLAVDIENQKVLGMREKLAAYAELTKPRIAFLLVLTSAAAFYLGTKESFDFVLFANSMIAITLLAFGVATLNQYWERDIDVFMARTAKRPLPAKRVTSIEALIFGILLCLSAEVYLLLAVNALTAILGLVVIVGYVFVYTPLKTRTTASTAIGALPGALPPLMGWTAAANDITLGAWALFAMQFLWQFPHFFAIAWMYREEYAKAGILMLPVVDTDGRLTARQIVLFAVMLFPVSLAPFFLGISGFIFLAGASILGLWFLWASIRSARAKTKEEAKRLLMVSVIYLPLLFILMVADKR
- a CDS encoding cytochrome c biogenesis protein ResB, giving the protein MSAAEETIKSRPEVTKPSAPVLNRALDFLSSVRFGVVQLCILVVLAMIGMLVLQQNVQGFDAYYVSLTPAEKLVFGRLGFFDIYHSWYFNLLLLTLSLNIILASIDRWPSAWAYIRDPKKTATKVWLLSQPDNASIEFDRTDASSAAEKIKSVFESNGLKSSVTEVKSIEYGLDADGRKDFSVIKEKTSTVVFGQSGQINRLGAYVVHVFLLTLFLGHFVALQTGFDADVRMIPGGTTDQIELIQFNLDKKEKFNVKLPFTMECTDIQQRLIDQGGSIDVTNTMDWRTQLKITDPQYGEKIADVSLNAPFNYRGYRFFQAQTIPVGNARTIALDITPQNGGDPIRANINRNGNTSLPDGTKVEYAEFLPDFTFGPDGQPDTKSGEYVNPVAVLNVTPPGGERTRVFAFAQKLADNMPVGAPKAGYKWRLAEFEKSPLAHVLSIKYDPYDAAFIAWYIGGFGLCGALLFVFLLSHKRVWAHIETREDGTVEAVLGGDANRNRIAFGDKFKKITEGLRSINS
- the ccsA gene encoding cytochrome c biogenesis protein CcsA encodes the protein MEELDRLESRTNWKSFIPAILVIVGSVAMLGLRLQIGASFMSDGALMMLALASYILAAVFALTNLYAPSSMAEKVGFFFATIGVFFNFSSWLVRWVSAYDHEIAVMRASGNMAEPWVFRYIPFANLYDLSLAFAFGAGITTLLFSHRRSFRVLSAFTLPVAALILTLARFIGNEFVDLPPVLDSYWRPIHVGDASLSYGIALVCFGVAVMYLLKDGVKVEAMAIWSSIFAIAVLATVSKFSVFTEFVYRAGLFVPSEGVRKPFSAPFRLEVPYVGPALAIAGLLLAGTIVAFLFYLYQNNEKAKTVGHYLLKAAFAAQIISIALLVFGIGDNTNVNTRLQAQLNQDPSQYVVAGMAMAENQQLSVAELQQMTPKQHEQMGRAYVQQNGSKMFMSLNTNPVEVAALITALVGTLFVIFFGFRTEKLRERLPSLESLDSLMYKTACLAFAGLAVLLITGAIWANESWGRPWGFDSKETGALIAWLTYAAFLHTRIARGWTGRSSAYFAIVGFLLVIFTYLGVSYLLKGLHSYA
- a CDS encoding GNAT family N-acetyltransferase, whose product is MAYLNFTIRELSEGDLSEWLRLRLLLWDESTEDDHKSEMVDIIEHNETQLVAVADFGGGRLGGFLEASIRSYVEDCQTENVGYLEGWFVEEQFRRLGVGRELVAFAEGWARGKGCIEMASDAEIDNSISLQAHLNLGYAETSRLVHLRKELV
- a CDS encoding PDZ domain-containing protein, which gives rise to MSFRGKLWILALSGLIAVYAVVGGMPLIGNILTTSAQQPVNDATAQLRIVESVLQHIQNDYVDEPNMDKVRLGALRGMAGGLDPYSSYLTPDQVKAYEVSKTSNKVGIGAEYSQYSGYLYIIAPVKGGPADKAGIKAGDVIEYIDNKATRDISLYDGRQLLLGDPGSLVSLRVLRAGEKAQTIKVTRGTYSTSKPETRIEGGKIGIVKVYSLEDGQANDIRAAVSGLTKQGAQKIVLDLRGVASGTLVEGVAVANLFIKDGELAKVIGRESRVQSTFNADPTKTVFEGGLAVLTDLGTAGAAEVVAAAVIDRKRGEVIGERTFGSGTEQKLFPLSSGGGYLLTVAKWASPNSAPFLGEDRATTGVKPSIEVKRPDTPEPLDVDSLTQPDGATPAASPSPTPKPAAPKSVEDIQLKKALEVLADKVAAAKAGE
- the ruvX gene encoding Holliday junction resolvase RuvX encodes the protein MQQKETTNPAVLTDVFDVPLEGRIIAIDPGTKRCGVAICDELRVTTRPLPFVERTSWKKLLSNILQIVSEYDARALVIGLPLESDGSESAMSAEARSMARKFALSLPIPVFLQDERVTSYEAKRRLWESGVDLKDARKLVDSEAAAIILADFLDRILSVEAQTK